Proteins encoded in a region of the Scyliorhinus canicula chromosome 2, sScyCan1.1, whole genome shotgun sequence genome:
- the rprma gene encoding protein reprimo A — MNWTLLNETGSAMFLNRTASLESMIRCCNDNYSSIVTDDGSVLTAPDERNLYIMRVVQIAVMCVLSLTVVFGIFFLGCNLLIKSEGMVNFLVKDRRSSKEVEAVIVGPY, encoded by the coding sequence ATGAACTGGACGCTGCTGAATGAGACGGGGAGCGCGATGTTCTTGAACCGCACCGCTTCTCTCGAGTCCATGATCAGATGCTGCAACGACAACTATTCCTCGATTGTGACAGACGATGGTTCCGTGCTGACCGCTCCGGATGAGAGAAATCTCTACATCATGAGGGTGGTCCAGATCGCTGTGATGTGTGTCCTGTCGCTCACTGTGGTCTTCGGGATATTTTTCCTCGGCTGCAATTTGCTCATTAAGTCCGAGGGGATGGTGAACTTTCTGGTGAAGGACAGGAGATCTTCCAAGGAGGTGGAGGCGGTTATTGTTGGTCCCTATTAG